The Euphorbia lathyris chromosome 4, ddEupLath1.1, whole genome shotgun sequence genomic interval TATGgtttaatttagggataaggtaccaaaataggtctaaggtttttggggaagtatcaatttacgcccaacgttcaaaatagcaccaatataagcttaaggtttacaacataatattaatttaggcttaacgtttacaatatagcatcaatttaggcctcacgtacaaagtagcaccaatataggcttaacgtttataaaataatacgaatttaagtttaacgttttacaaaatatatacaatttaaactaaacttcacaattttaaactaaacaatatgtaatatatgcaaactaaaagtaatttaaaattgtgaagtttagtttaaattgtatatattttgtaaaacgttaagcttaaattcgtattattttataaacgttaagcctatattggtgctactttgtacgtgaggcctaaattgatgctatattgtaaacgttaagcctaaattgatattatgttgtaaacgttaagcttatattggagctattttgaacgttgggcctaaattagtactttcccaaaaaccttagacctattttggtaccttatccctttaatttGTTACTTGTAGTTGGTTTAAACAAGTGTTTCAAAGTTATCCCAGACCAGTACCCAGACCAAGTCGCCACAATAAAATTCCATTATCAGTCAGGCAGGTAAGATATGCCTTCAGTATAACATGATTAACCTTTTTAGTAAAAATCGGGTAATAGAATACATCTATGGCTCCTAAACTTAGCACAACTAACATTATACTTGCTGCGCTTAAATGGAAAGCACTGCTATGATCATTCCAtctaaaaacaaagtaaccctCCTCTTGAAACTATTATCCTAAGATTACTACTGACATTCTCGTTTGCAATTTTATTTGGATATAAACTGATGGGTCAATTCAATACTCAAAATTAAAGCTTGACATTTTGATGgcatttaaaaacaaaaaggtacacatgaactgaaacatcatgcaCTTTTTATACCTCACTGACCCAATATAAATCCTGGAAAAACAAAGACATTAATCTTCAAGATAACAAGTCCTTACCGAGAAGCCGACACCAACACGAAAAGAAGCACCACAGCAGATTGATAGATCGGAGCAGATCTGCAGCCACCAAAGAAGGGAGAAGGTTCAGATTCATACCCAAAAAACTCAGAAATAAATcaaaggaagaagagaaatttaCCGAAAAAGAACCAAACGGACGGAGAAAGTGAGAAGCAGCAACTGCTAACATCAAATCGCCTTCTTTAATCCGTGGGATCTAATATCTATCCCCTTTCTTAAGGAGAGCTGTCGTGCTTAGGGAAAGAACAAGAGAGATGTAGAGAAGAGGGAGGAAGCCATGGAAGGTGTCGTGTTTTCTGAACGAAAGGAAGAATGGAGGAGGAGTTGAACCGCTGGGAAATGGGTAAAGAGTAACCCTTGTTTATTATTCCCAACTTACCCCTACAAATTACAGATTATCCCCTCATGTTTTATCAATCCTTAAATTTGACCCCAACTTTCTTTTAATCTCTTCAATCATGTTCTTCCATATATCAATTTAGACCCAATTGTTTAAATATGATTCGATTAAACCCCTATGCATTACAATTACCTACTTTAGATCATTGAAACTTCAATTTAACCttcaaaacatttttttattatctatgCTTTGTGAAATGgagtcttttttttattaattttgataaataaattcaaattaatttgTGCAAAGCACCATAAAAAGGTAAGAAGAAacatttcatataaaaatttgaaaatttcttttacaagtttatatattaataaaaaaaattaatatttaatattgtaTAACTGTtccaaaaatttaatattatataattgttctcaaaaattaatatttttatatatatattaataaaataataaattattttaattgcaacattatatatttgttagtttttctttatttttgttgcatTAGATCACTTAAATGTAAATGCAACAATTACAATTTTGTTGCTTTCTCGGTTTTACATTATTTTTTGTAacaatttaaataaattgttgGATTAACTTGCTTAAAAGCAACATGTCAAGCaacaattaatatttttgttgcatatttttttatcattttgctAATTTGAAGATTATTGCAACAAAAATGCAACATTATTGaaatacaacaaaataaacTAATTTAATGCATCAATTTTCAAGCAACAAATTCAAATTTGGTTGCATTAGGGGGTTTTATGGTATAGTGTAAGAGATATATGAGGACTTACTTCACACTTAGTTCAGTTGCTTACTGAACATGAACTCAATCTACTGAACTAGAAAGTACCTATTCGTTACTAACTGATCAATTCGGTAAGTCTAGTCAATACAGCCTAAACCAATTTCCTTTTGGGTGCTCTTATAAATATGGAAGATAATGTTTTAGAGAGTGATAaaggttttgtttttgttactGTTGTTGATCAGATGTGATCATTCTTAAAACATCAATTTTGCATGATACATTTATTTTCCCTGTTTCAGTAAATGAGGTAGTATTGGAAGGAGAGGAGACAGAAACAAAGAAAGTCAACAGGAGTACTACCAAAGCTTACAACAATACCGTGAAGGAAGGAGACTGATTTTGTGAAGAAACCTGAAAACAAGGTTGTTACTAACAGGTTAGAATTAATATAAGCAGTATAAAAAAACAACTATTGCTCTGTTATTttgcatttatataataatgttTGGAGTCTTCACAGTTTTACTGAACACTTGTAATGTGCAAAAACTTTGAAAATGCCACTTGCAAGTTAGATTGTATTTATATTATCTATGTCTATAATTTTACATTCTAAATTATATGCAGTAGATAGATGAATTAATTATCATTTGTTTACTTCCTATTATAAAATGAATTGTTGGAACATAATTCGGGTTGCTGTGTTCAATTGTTCTTCTCTTTCCGTTGTGCTAGTGAATTGTGGTATACTACTCATTACTGTTTTATTAGCTTATACTCTTGGAAAGGCATTTGGTTCTTGAACTTTTTGATTTCACTTTATTAGACCCTCACATTATTGTTTTGTTGTATAAGCCTTTATCATTGTTAGAGAAGTCCTCCATATGGCTTAAAATAAAAGTTCAAAAGCAGAAATTGACTTGATATAATATAATTTGCTTCCAATCATCCTTCAATGACAGTCACCTTGACATATTATTTCTACTTCATACAATAGGACTTCCAACACCATTGTGACAGATTGCTGGACCTTTGTCGGATGTTTAAGGAAAATAAACTTTTTTAATGtcttattttcattttcttatttgtaACATGAAGAATATCTTAACTTCTTTGACCATATACACCATGTATTTTATCTAAAGCCCCAACTCATGTCTTTTGCATGGAGAATTTACACTGTGAATTGGTAAACTTAAATGTAGGAAGTGAGGAATTCAACTAATGACTTGATAAACTAtttattttttcctattttgctttctttcctttttacaTTTAGgattaattatctttttttttcctttttgcttTCATTCCTTTTTACATTGAGAATAATTATCTTTTTTCCTATTTTGCTTTCTTTCCCgtaagcctatataaaggcatgtttttctgttttttgagGAGACTTTGGATGAATACAATTTGAGAgagttttctcttttcttttccaatttgagagagttttctcttttcttttccaagTGAAGATGGGGGAAAATTATTAGTTAGAATTGATGCAGGAGGCAAGTAAGTGAAATTACAATTAATATACTTGAGTTGATGTTTGAGAGTCAAATATTTGCTTAATCTATCCATGTTGAATTTATTGTTGCATTATTAGCTTGCAACCTTCACATAAAGCATCACAAAAAATCCGAGAATCTTTTACTGTGCGTGCCCATCCATCGGGATATCGTTGGAAGACCCTTCATCTAGATATGCTGCAAATGTATTGGGAAGAGTTTCAGGTATATACTTTATTTCGTTTGGAAATTCCTTATATTATTTTActtgtgttatatatatatatatatatatatatatatatatggaatttaGTTCAAATGATTTAAATATCGTTTATGCAGAAAAAAGTAATTTGGGACAACAACAAATACAACAACAATCAAATGTATATCGCTTTTAAAAAGAGACTTCAAAATAGGTATAGTGACTATCTTTCTGACATCCGAAAGAAGAGAATAAGGCCTCCTTTCGTGAGCGAGCAAACGTGGAGAGCATGGCTTGTTGAATGGGATTCTGCTGCCTTTAAAAAACTCTGTATGCAAAACCAATTAAATAGATACGGGGGAGATAATACACAGCCTGCTGCAGCTACACATACGAGAGGATCAATCTCACATTCTGAAATATTGGAGCGTTTGGTAAGTGGCTGATTTGTTGGTCATTTTGCATGACTGTTATGTTGGAACTTCCATGGATATTTTGCTGCTCATTAGTGCTTTCTTTTGCTGCTCATATTTTGTATTTAAGCTGGAACTTCCATGGATATTTTGCTGCTCATATTTTTGGCATTTAAGGTGGAATTTCCATGGATATTTGCTGCTCACTAGTGCTTTTTTTTGCTGCTCATATTTTGCATTTAAGGTGGAACTTCTATGGATATTTTGCTACTCACTAGTGCTTTAAATTTGGTGATACTTTGAGGATTTTTAcaaggtttttttttctatataaattttggtGTTCTTAAATAagagattatatatatatatatatatatatatatatatatagggaatAGGCTACGGATCAGCCTCTAACgtataaaataatgcaatttgaCCCGTAACATTATAaaaaaagatcaattttaccaattgaacttgcttagcgttttaggggtaaaattagacCATTTTGGTGTTGGTTTTTGGTAATTGTATTGCTGTTATGCTGGAACTTCCATGGCTCACTATTTTGCTGCTCATAAGTGCTTTCCATGGATATTTTGCTGCTTATTATTTTGCTGCTCATTAGTGCTTTCCATGGATATTTATTGGTGCTGGTATGTTGAACATGAAAAGAAGACTTACGGTTTGCAAATAAGAGTGTAGTTTATCAATTTTAGTTTTCTACGaggttttgtttaattagttGTTATTTTGTATTGTCTCAACTTGTGTTATTTAAAAGTTGTTTTTGTGATTCTGTTGCATCTTTTTGCTAATCAATGTTGCTGATCCGATGATGTTTTATAGGTTTTTGactttaaaagttttttttacaGACAACACTTCTTGGACGTGTACCAACTTCGCATGAGTTATTTGCATACACTCATACAAAGCGCCATGATGGTTCTTCTTGGTCTGATCCTCGTGCACAAGCTGTTGAGGTAATTAAGAAAGTTACATTTTCTAATTATTGAActattcttttaaattaattatttcattaataCAACACTGATTAACAAAAGAACATTCATTAATGTTTAGGAAGAGTATGTTCGTGCAGTGGCTGCAAGTCTTCAAAGCGAAGAAAATAGGGCAGAAGATGTGTTGGAGATGTATTACCAAGTTGTTGGAGGACGTAACAAAAAACACAGATTGTATGGATTGGGTGATGCTGCTTGTAGATACTACGGATCAGCCTCATCACAATGCCCACCAAACACATCAGGCGCATCCACTTCAGCATCTCCTGACCCATATTCTCATATGCAGTCACAGTTTGATAGATCGAACCAGATAGTGCAAACTCTTGTAGATAGCCAAGAGCGACATGATGAGGGGATGCAACGAGGGCATGAATCACGTCAAATTCATCTTGGTGTAACTTGTGAAGATATTGAGGAGATTAAAAAGAACCAACATGATTTAGAGGTACAAATGAGAGATCAAATTGGCTCTTTGCAGGATGTTATAGCGCGGTTTCGGTTAGAGCTTACTGAGTTGCGTCAAAACCGAGAACAACATTCATCTAGTCAGGTTGACTCTATAAATGATGATGATCTAGATGACTTAACTTAGGATATATAGTTTTAGATGTTCTAGATTATCTAGATGACTTAACTTAGGCTATATGGTTTTGTTAACATTTTATCCTAATTAGATCCGATAGGATACTATATAGTTTTATCTAGATTTTATCTAGATCGGGTAGGATATATATTAGACAATCTATATGATGTTATTCAAAATACTCAGTATTATTTAGTAATATATGCATTATGGTTTAATTAATGTGTTATGTTATATATATGGtgaattttataataataatattaataatattaacaataatagtattaatattaataataatattattaatattattagaaTTCCTGTTTatagaatatatataatttccGACGGAAATCCGTTGGAGAATGGCTACAGGTAATAAAAGCATTAATTAAATGTAAAATTGGAAATAAAGAATTTCCGACGGAATGCGTCGGTGATCATTCGTCGGAAATTACTTTACCAACCACGCTTGCATCGGAAATAATCGGTCGGTGTCTAGAGTTTCCGACGGAATTGTTCCTACCAAAATGGGTCGGAATGAATTACCGACGGAAAGAAAAAAGCTCGGTATGAAGTTCCTACGAGCCTTATACCGACGGGTATGTATACGTTGTTGATCCGTAGGTAACAACGATTACCGACGGATTTCTGTTGATTACCGACGAAAATATCCGTCGGTAATCcgcgtttttcttgtagtgttttgtgtacaaattttaatcctagtcaatttatacacaaaagaggAGGGCAATTGTTagtccaaaataaataaattttatttatttatgtaaataaaGTATATAGTTAATTTTAGACTAAGTTTTAAAGAtaatattcataaaaataaaatttgaaaatatcctTTTTTCTCTTCCAAAATCGTCCAGCCACGTGCCCACGCCTTAACTGAAGTTGGCTACTACTTTCCAATTACAACTTTCCCGCTATGTCTTAATTTGAGACAAGATGTGCCCACGCCTTAACTGGTCTCTGATCTTCAATTACAGCTTCCCATTATAGCTCGATTTGAGACAGGACGTGCCCACACCTTAACTGAAGTCGGTCTCTGATTTACAAATGCTTTTAATGGAAAAATTATATGAaagaaaatcaaatatatatatatatatatatatatatatatatatatatttgataggCCTCGGTGAGACCTACTCTTGGAACTTTTTCCAGGAATCTCGTTTCGGTCCACCCTACTTCTCTGAACGCACACCGAACGGAACCACGAGCTAATCCACAAAGCCTTACCTACACCTATGACTAGCCTTAAGACTCTCTCCAACCACAAAGTAGTGGAatgatgtggcatggaagttgAGGGAATAAGTTAGGAGGTAGTTGGTGGTGGTTAGTGGAAGTTAGGAGGTAGTTGAGGGTGGTTAGTGGAAGTTAATTATGCGTCAAATTTTGGTGAAAAGCTGAGAGAAAATTAAGGAGAAGTGGGTTGATTAATTACACAAATTGCCcttttaaaattctataaatagaccctccaTTCTTCATAATAATACACTCAGTCAACACAACAAAACTCATCCCTAAATGTCCTTTCCAATGCTATCTTTgtaagttcttagttcttaaattctttgcttttgttcttcaagttttagttttaattccttTTTATAGCTTGCTTTAGCTTTCATTCAAGTTCTAATagcctcttttcaagttttatcatttcaatttagcattcctaagcctTTAGTTTGCTCAATTCCTTAGCTAGAATCATTTtgcaaattaatttttccagattcatccaattatcttcaaagcccgatttggtctatttaaagtcattttttgccAAATATGTTCCTAACTTCCTGAAGTTCAATCTAGCCTTTTAatttgcccaattccgtgttcGGAAACTCCATTAAGAAGCTAATCTTTGCAACTCAAATTctttagacattctgtttccagtTTTTCCAGATTCATTCAGTGATTTTTAAAGCCCAATTTTGTCCATTTAAAGTTTGTTTTAGCCTTCGACCCCTCATAAAATTTTGTTCCTGACTTCCTGAATTTAAGTTTagcctttttattcatttaattatGTGTTCTTAAGCATTCATACGATCCCTCCAAAGTTGGAGGACAAATCTGCCTCATTTTGCCTACCACAAGTCAAAGATTTTCTAGATCAATCCGCTCGTGCCAATCGAGTACGATGCTCCGAGAACCTCGaaccgacaccaaaattcaacgtcCAGCCTAGATGGCTATTGTGGCTATGACTTTGTcattgaattccaatttattattatttgtatttcaattccttgtatttgatttgtttttcctccattcaattgattatctatatgtttagtatagcaaattttcaattgtaattaatttcatttttatgcttactttgaacatatgtattcaaacctttatttatatcaataaaataccaaattttcaccaaatcttgtgtcaatctcgcacttttaatttatttactttatccATCTTTAATTTACTCACGGTAGCTTAAATAAAATcgatttatctagcaaagtttctataacggcgagatggactttttcaatccttgcattTCTCGCCAATCGCCtcgtttagatttcaagttttggtgCACAAAtttcataaacttaaccattttaattgataaataatcttctctggcacgcccgcaccctaaccacacgtgacaacgttgaaaattagcatattcgcaaaatatcgctaacaataatattttattctttaccaaaattttattcatttaattatattttttaacaaaattgatgacttgtggctttcgtccctgtggggggcgtcgttgggttcgatgggggaagctccgatgccaaagtcagtataaagtatagaagaataaactgaattgacaaaatAGAATGCCTATGATAGTATGAATGTGTAGCTTGATAGCTTGGTgagcaagctatttatagttataggatttataaCTTCCAGAAGCTAGAAGGTTTCCATTAATACCTCATTAAATGGCGGTTATGGATCTCTCCTTAAATgtggccgttagctcattaatgattCATTAATTGCCTTTAACGGGAATCAACTCAACCGTCTGTTGGGCGGATCAAGGTGTCTATGGCGAATCTCACATAGGTTTGACTATGGATCGTGTGTGGCAGAGTCTAGGAGATCCGCCATTAGGATGAGTTGTTTGATACGCCATTGTTTCTCGGACCTCCCCAATACGCGGCTGTTTTTGTAAATATCCTTTTGGATCCTATgaataatatcccgatgttatcaaaactataaaaataaactttgtggtttaGTCGATTGGTAAGATAGTATTCcccgtttaaaagtttgcaaataataATCTGTATTTATATGAATTTTGCAGTTAAATAATATATGAGTTAATTTGGGCCAAACAACATCTGTGGTCTTGTTAAATTATGAAGTTAGACCtaaaattttggataatttGCAAAGCCAATGTTTTTTAATTGCTcatattttctctctttttgggTAAGTAGTCACGATAATAATTTTTACAAGGAATGAATTTATAAACCACAAAAAGCACATGCTCctacttgcaaacttttaaaacacgtgGATTGTCTTTGTAAATCTGCCAAATCagttttgtacttttccctacaTTTTATATAGTGTTGTAATTAAGGCTTTAAATGAGTCGAGCCTCTCATAATAAGCTTGGTGGTCATATCGGCTATACTTGGTTCGATTTATAAACAAGTCGCTCGTGAACACGGTTTAGAGGCTCGATTCGTAAACGAACAAAACTTGAGCATGACAAAACTCGACTTGATAGCTCACGAGCAGGCTAAGTTACATGCTCGTTCACAAGTTCATAAGtaaactcgattataatgttcacaAACAACATTgattttagagttttttttctgaatcatcatcatcagcCACTTCATATCTTCATCACATTCACTTCTCCTCCTCCCATACCTATTATTATTTTCGCCTCCCTCGCTTacagtatttttttatttaatgactaaaatgaggtttttaatgtttattcgtgtaaaattgcattatttcatttgctaaacattctattattttatttattatttcgttGTGAATAAAAGAAACAAACTGCTCATAATAAAGCTCgtgattaaaataaatgagCAGCTCGCGAGCTAAACTCGTGGACAAGATAAACGAGCTGGCTCGTGAACCAAGGATCTTCTAAACGAGCCAAGTTGAAACACAAATTTGAGCTCGAAGCTCCACTCGAGCTCATAAACATTATGATGAGGCGAGCTTGAGCAAACCAAAACTCGGCTTGGAtcggctcgattacaacccTAGTTGTAATGGAGCTGAGCTTTGGCATACCCATGTTAGGCTCATTAGAATATTGACAAGTTCGAGCTTAATCTTCTGTTTGTGAGCTGATCACAAACTTTTAACGAGATTGTTCACGAGCTTTGTTACCACTAGCTCGTTAGTTTTCTCATAATTTTATTCATGACTTTGTAATCGAGCTTACTCATGAGCTTTTGAGCCGAGATTCGTCATGCACAAGCTCGTGTTGTTTAAAATTAAGTTGAAACTAGTCAAACTTTTAacaaagcaatatatattatcCATCTCCATTAAGATGAATCTTCTAGAGAAAACGATAACATGGAATATCTGCCTCGTTGACACTCCTAATTACATCGTAGTGCTTTAAACCTTAATTTCAAATACTTGAACTAGGGATGCGAACGAGCCGAATCGAGACAAAATAGGGTTAGGCTCGGCTCAGCTCGAGAAATTCAGAGATcaggctcggctcgagctcgaagctcgtcGAGCCTGGATTTTGGAGCTCGACTCCAGCTCGGTATAGGTTCGGTTCGAGCTCGATATAGGTTCGGTTTGAGCTCGAAGTTCGTCAGGGGgttcgttttttttattttttttaagttttaaatatACTTAATTATACTTTATTAACATTTTATTATCTAAAATCAGCTTTGAAGGAATACCAAATTTAAACTCCaccaaacaaataaaatatacaaTGTACAATAAATTTAAACAAAGtaataagattaaaaaaaatatagaatctatcaaattttaatttagggttaaggtgcaaaaatacccctaacgttttgggtcaggagcaattttacccctaacgtctaaaatggtgcaattttacccctaacattggaagccatgagcaattttacccctaacgttaataaattgggtcaaattTGAGAACTAATTCattaaactgtcttctcggtcatgaatcttgtcatctacacttcatacgtgtgtcattttattagtaacaaatcacaaacattcgttggtatgtggaaaaaaataaaaaaataaactgtctttttgtacgaattagaaaaaaaaaattaaaaaattcatcgaatttataaatattaatctcaaattctgttattaaattataaaaaacatgaaatcggTTTTTTCAGAACGAATTGTTAAgaaattggtgcagaataatgaaca includes:
- the LOC136227047 gene encoding uncharacterized protein → MQNQLNRYGGDNTQPAAATHTRGSISHSEILERLTTLLGRVPTSHELFAYTHTKRHDGSSWSDPRAQAVEEEYVRAVAASLQSEENRAEDVLEMYYQVVGGRNKKHRLYGLGDAACRYYGSASSQCPPNTSGASTSASPDPYSHMQSQFDRSNQIVQTLVDSQERHDEGMQRGHESRQIHLGVTCEDIEEIKKNQHDLEVQMRDQIGSLQDVIARFRLELTELRQNREQHSSSQVDSINDDDLDDLT